The Arachis hypogaea cultivar Tifrunner chromosome 14, arahy.Tifrunner.gnm2.J5K5, whole genome shotgun sequence DNA window tttggtgctcttaaggatgccttctcttggtgcgttgggtcacttgatcaatctttttggtttgacaattggagtattgagggcccaattgctcaagatgtcccttttgtacatatatttgactctgatttaactattagagacgtttgaaaagatggtcaatggaatctccatgatattttctctatcattccagaagatgtcaaatagcgtttgaatgcttataatccagatttgaatgctggagagagttcgggttggtcgtggggtgtggcatcttctagactttactcagctaggagtgggtacagttggctagccaaaagaaaatttgactggaatgagcatgataattggttgtgggtatggcgactgcatattcctgagaagtacaagttcttgatttggctcagtCATCATAATGCTGTTCCTACGGCAGAGTTTCGTTTGGGTCGTGGTTTAGCTTTATCTAGCACCTGTCATCGGCGTCAGAATATTTCTGAATCAATTTTTCATTGTCTTCGGGAGTGCCCTAGTGCCAAGGAGGTCTGGAACCTTTTAAGCCTGTATTCAGATAACTCGAATTTACATGATTGGCTCTACAGAGGTGCAATGAgtgaaaatgtttttcttttcttttcgaccatctggtggatttggagaagcagaaatcatgacttatttaatatagatgattcatggagtgctagtaaagtggtgagtttgattcgtagttcagtaagggagtttcacactatttttgctatgcatcaatctctgtctcctccttcactttgtttgcattgggttccacctccagtttattctgttaaattgaattgtgatgctagttggtttgctccttctggctatgctggttttggttgtatcattcgcaatcctgatggatgttggttgaaaggttgcactgggaaagtcgaagtgtgcagtgttctttttgctgaattgtatgcaatttggagaggtttacttcttgtttgggagagtggatttcgtgaggttatttgtgaaacagactgtttagaagctcttttcttggtaaaccaaagaatgcttggtaaggatattccggaatgagatttggcaaagcatatacaggaggttatgaattggaattggagagtctctattcttttaattcagaggactgcaaatagtgttgcagattgtatggctaaagcagctgcttctgtcgcggacattcactcgaattggagccaaccatggagtgagtttcaacatctaatagatttagatatgaccctagccaattaatttggttttgtctttttttttttttcttttctatttagtcacaaaaaaaaaagcattgaaaagaaggtggaagaagaaagagagagccACCGCTATCCTGTGAAGTAGTGTGGCGGTAGCGGCCCTACAAAGATTGTTTCTTGCTTTGGTTTACAAACAGAGAGGCACAAAGAAGTTTTTCTCAATAacgtaaaagttttttttatttgtgcaaaATAAAGTTGATAGAATTAAAAGTGATAAAATTTTGTAATATTATACTATGCTGAATATTATGGTGCTTAAAAGTGGTgcctatttattaaaaaaagttaaaaaataatatttaatttaaaaaatataacaataaataatttttaaaaaaattaaaatttactacAAAAAGTAAGTTAGGCAAAATTTAGACACCAACTCATAGGCATTATAGAATTGGCCTTATACTATATGCATTaagtataatataatttttatttggtgaaaactcagatgaagtcgactttacgtgaagttgatacctgagagccattagatgaaaatttagtcaagtcagtcaaatcatttaacggctctcagatatcaacttcacctgAGTTTCTACCTTTTTTATGAAAACCAGGTGAAGTCgaattaatagtaataagttaataataaaaaacgaatatattaattaaaagtaaaaatatcattaagattttaaatcataaaaaatgctaaataatactaattagcTTAATAAGACATCTTCAAATAGGATTATATTATATGACAtccaattaattttttcttttttaagacgTGCCATCCTTTGATGTGATTATATATGGATTTATTTAAAGACTAGGAATTAACAAATATTGACTTTGTTCGCATGGGAGGATTATCttacatatatatttaatatgttaAATGTCTAGTAACAGTGATTgccaaaatattatcaaaattatttaaataaaatatttttttccgaACTTTTTCTAATGTTATTCATTCTGTGAGATAAAAATAGAAGGCACTAACGGTATGATGCGTAGCCGAGGCGACAAATAATTATTCGTGGACGACGGAAAACAAAAGCATATGCATTACTTTTGACGAATTTTACCTATGATTCTAATAAAGTTGGTACATATGATTTGAGCAAAATAGTCAAAGATTTGGACTGGTGCAGCTTATTCCTAACAGTCCAAAGGTTTAGTTATTACATAAGATAAAATATGACCCAACAGACATCCGTCTCTGTCAAAGTCTGAATAAATTCCACTAAAAATCTTAGCAATTGGACTTAAGAGACTAAAGAATGAAGAGATGACAAGTGCCATGACGTCATCATGCATGCCATGGTCCATGGAACCACTATAAAACCCCACTCCCTCCTCCCTGGTTTCAGCATCCAAAACAAACATGGCTCTCAAATACACACTTGCAGTGTTGCTACTTGCATTGTTCTTTGCAGCAGTCTCCATTGCTGATGAATACCCTAAACCTATTCACGACAAGCCTCCATTCCAAAAGCCACCCTATGAGAAGCCTCCATACCATAAGCCACCATTCGAGAAACCACCACACGACAAGCCACCCTTTGAGAAGCCACCACATGAGAAGCCACCATATGAAAAACCACCACACGAGAAGCCACCCCATCAGGAGGAGCAAGTAGAGAAGGTTGAGGTTAATGGGTACTACAAGCCACCACAACACCATCAGCCTCGTCCTTACAAGCCACcgtatggaggtggtggacacggCGGTCACCACCCTCCAGCGGAGAATGAGCAGACTGACGGTTACTACAAACCACATCCACACCCACCTCATCACGGCCACTGGCCTCCAACTGCCAACTAAATGCATGTATCATGTATGCTTGTTAGCATGGTGATGGTTACGGTGATTTCAAATGTTAAATAAAATGCGGCTTAGGATAGTGGTTGCCGCTACTCTTTGCTGCTTAATTATACTCATGTAATCATCGTTTTCTTCTAATACTTTACTTCCATCTCTATCTTCCTGCTTCGTCTTTCTTCTCTTCCTACCTATCTTGCTTTGCTCCATCTATTATTAATAATGGATTTCTTTTTATATACTTGCGCTGCTTTGCTCCATCTATTATTAATAATGGATTTCTTTTTATATACTTGCGCTGCCGCTTCGTTTCTACCATTCTCTTCATTTCAATAACCACTTTATTTCTAAAGCTTAGCACAACAGATGCATTTTATTCATGTCACTGTTTAAAGGAAATGACATGGGTCAACACTTTTAGTAATATTAAATAGAAATTTTGTTAGCATTAAttcaaatataacaaaaatatatatagaaaagaaataaaattattaatcatCTAACATTTTTCCTAGTCGTCAATGCTACAATTTTAATTAACAGATTATATATAGTACCATCAGTCTGTCTCTACATATCCAGAGTCAAGACGCGTTGTGTTTTGtcaaccttatatatatatatatatatcaattattgCAACTATAGCATGTgtctattaaaattaataattattaatattaattactaACAGTATAAACCTAAAATATATATGAGGAGTGTTAGGGGcagtatttttgttaaattatgatcagcacttaaccatcaaaaagaaattgaatgattctacaccattagatgtaatctcatactattaaaaacatcattgatggctaattaatggttaaaaaatcacaaaatctgctgatTCTCTAGACTTtctctaaaatatatattagaatataaaatatatattaaaaataaattaaataatatatatatttatacatatataaatatataataactaatattGAAGGTTGATTTTAATATAAACGAAACTGTAAAACTgagttaatttaataaaataacaattatattGTACCGGAAAAATACTATATGTATCACTTAGCTTTGATTTTGTTTCTTATATTCTAATACACCTTTTATTTTTagtgttaaaattaattaaggttcaaaattttttaaagcgAGAGAATTGGTAAAATGAGAAAGTATAgagttaatcaattttaaattaatataatggaACTTAGATATGATTGAAGTTACAAAATTAATGATGActaattttttactttattattttactatcttttttattttagaggatctaaattttaaaaattaagaatttgattttaatacaccgttaatataaaacaattttacatgtgtatttaattacgtaattattttttatgttaatcaCATGAATAGTTATTCGAAAGAACTAATATAATTGAACGATTGTATAAAACAAGTgatagtacattaaaattaaattttttaaattaaaaataatttatatgaaaTAAGTAAAGATAAAATTCCATATGTTGCTCACCTTCCTTCTGATATTTTTATTTCTGTGTTTTTTTAGGTTAGATGGATTGGATCAATTATTCTTTTTTGGACAACCAATATTGGGCTTTTTTGGTAGTTAACCAATATTGGGCTTTGATTGAGAAAAGGAGGAGGTCGAGATTTGCTTTGTAAAGCTTCATCATAATTTGATCTCCAATCCAATCCATTTGGATGTTTCTTGTATATAGACGAATTTGGTTTGTTGACCAAAAACTAAAAGGTCAAATTTCGCCTTAGACCACAAAAGAGGAAATCGTTTAGCTAGAATGTCCGGCCCAAATGTATTGTCTTTTTTAATTGTGTATTTGATATTttgatttgtgtttttattttttattttataaattaaaagtaaaaatacaaaaaagacacaaattaaatgcATTCTAAAATCTCTCTCGTCTTTCTTTAATGTTCTATTTTATGAGACAAGAGCACTGAATTTTTCGCACACTGTCACGTCATTTTCTGTTATGTTAGTTAAATTAAATATGAAATTACGCAAGAGATGGTACATTGCATGTACAATGAATGTGAGTTTTACATGTGTGGACTTATTCTGCCTCCTGTCATAAATTATCAATTGAATTGATGCATGCTACTTCTGTACTTCAAGTCTACTGGAGACAAATCAACTAGTTTGACGAAAGGTTTAGGTACCAAATAATATAAAGAGTAAATtcacaaataaaattttaaagatttatattttaaataaattaattaaaaatattttttaagataataagtgtagatatattatttttaaattaattcttataattaggacaaaaattttaatttaaactaatttattcacatttattattataaaagattttattaatatatttttaaaaattaatttatctaaaatataaattttcaagatttatttattattttactcttaaaaataacACGGACTAAACACAATTACAATTCCGTGAAATTACGAACATATCATCCAAAAAAAGGAAACTGATATTTATAATGAAATAACCATAatctaaattagaaaaaaaaccaTATAACATTGATATTTCCTTAATTTACTAAAAAATGAATGGGATAAAGTATACCAAGAAGAGTCAAGAGTCAGAATGCGGAAactcataaaataataaaatatagtagTTGTGAGGAAGAAAGAGTACCAAGATGAAATCTTCACTAATTAACTTCTTGTTACGTTACTACTAAATATGACCATTTGAAATCTTCAAAATGAAGCAAGGAAGTATGAGTCCTAAAACAAGAATGGGAATTACTATTACTATTCTCATCTTCACCCAAATCTTGCTCTGCATTCATGCTACTGAAACAGATATATTCTGTTTAAAATCCATCAAGGATTCCTTGGAAGATCCATATAATTTCTTAGCTAGCTGGGACTTCAACAACAAAACCGAAGGTGTTATTTGTAATTTTGTGGGTGTTAGTTGCTGGAATCCCAATGAAAACAGAGTGCTAGGAATCGACCTGTCAAACATGAGGCTGAAGGGCCAGTTTCCGCGGGGACTTCATAATTGCACTTCATTAACTGCCTTAGACCTTTCATCAAACAGCTTATGGGCACCTCTCCCCTCTGATATTCATACATTACTCCCTTTCGCTGTCTCCATTGATCTCTCCAATAACAACTTCAGCGGACAGATTCCACCATCTCTCGCTAGCTGCACTTACCTGAATGTTCTCAAGCTTGATGGCAACATGCTCACTGGTGGAATCCCGGGTCAACTTGCGGCGCTTCCCAGGATTCGAACACTGTCTTTTGACAACAATAGGTTGTCAGGGGAAGTGCCTAACTTGGCATATGGTTCGGTAAGTGTTAGCTATGCTAAGAATAGGGGGCTTTGTGGAGGGCCCTTGGAACCATGCTCCTTCGACGGAGGAGGAGGGCTTATTATCATGGACCAATCCTTCAAGGATGGCCTTTTTGTTGGTTTTGCATCATCGTTTAGTTTTCTTCTTGCGTGCATCTTTTTCCTTTCAAATAGTTACTGGGCAAAATTATTGAAGTGGATCAAACACAATAAAGGTGTAGAACTAGTCAAATATGTGTGTTCCATCATCACAGGGAGAAAGCTCGGAATAGAAGCTGATCAGATGCCTCAATTGCAGGAGAAAGGAAGCCAAAAGGTATTCCTTCTCTTCCATTTCTTTTCCTCAACACTTTATTTACTCTCTCTGTAATCTGTATATTTTATATTGTagtcttctttccctttttttcctttcaacTTTGTTTGGAAATTGGACAATCTTAATTATTTACAATAATTAAACAAGGAAGCTATGTAACTCTACTTATGTTCTTTATCTTAATGAAATTAGTTACTTATACATTTATCATGTTAGTTTCCTACATGAGTGCAGCCCTATTAATGTTATAAGTGTGATAAGTGTATGAAATTAGTTTCACAttgaagaaagcaaggaagattgagaagtttataagatgagagacttattagtttactattttaaggttttgagttggatgtggtgtcttatcatcttatgttctcttttAAAGGAGTATTCAAGAAGATGGGGAGTTGATGTGCTCGATGTGTTAGTTCACACTTGAGGCGGAGATTGTTAATGTTGCTTTTTTTATTTTGCCTTTTGGTCTTAATTTACTTTTATATTGATTTGATCACACCCATTATTGATGCTGCTTGACTGACCCAAACATTAAGATTAGTAATAAACTGAATCAACTCAAACCAAATGACTTGAGGTCTATCGGTTGAATTTAGAGATATACTAGACTACTATATTTTCATTACATTTCATGAATGCAAAAATTAAGTGAATTTCTATAGCTTTATTATCTAGATAATTTCATTGATAGTTGTGAGTTGAATTCACAGATAGCTCTACTACTGGAAAGATTAACATCCACTATGAAGTTTGAAGAACTAAATGATGCAACGGACGGATTTTCTATAAACAATGCAATTGGGTTTGGAAAGATGGGAATAATGTACAAGGGAACATTGGCTAACGGTTGGCACCTAGCCATTAAGAAACTAACTGATTCTCAACAATTTGGGAGACAAGTTCTTATAGAAATAAGGATTCTAGGTAAGCTCCGACACAGAAACATAGTTCCCCTGCTTGGGTTCTGCATTGAAAACGATGAAAGGATTCTGGTGTACCCGTATTTCTCAAATGGAAGACTCTCGAAATGGTTGCACCCTTTGGAAACTGAGGCTATGATATTGACATGGCCACAGAGGATTAACATTGCACTAGGTGTGGCTAGAGCCTTATCTTGGCTCCATCATTTATGCAATCTGCATGTGGTGCACTTGAATATTTGTTCACGGAGTATCTTGCTAGATAAGAATTTTGAACCCAAGTTATCCAATTTTGGAGATGCCAAGTTTTTGAACCCCAACAACCATGAGAGTCTAGGCATGTCGTTTTATATCAAGGATGGGAAGAAGGATGTTTATGATTTTGGTAATGTAATTTTTGAGTTGGTCACGGGAAAATTATATGAGGAATTGGTGGAGAGTTCATGTAACAATGCTAATCTATCTCCTAATCCTTCAAGTTTTTATAGTGCAATTGATAAGTTTATTATTGGTGAAGGGTTTGAAAGTGAAGCGTTTATGCTCATCAAGATTGCTTGCGAGTGTGTTCAGCCTTTTCCAGAACAAAGACCAACAATGGTTCAAGTCTACAACAAAATGAGCAGTCTATGGGAAGAGGTACATGAACTTTGCGGTGATTCTAACACTTGCACGCGATCAGAGAGTTTTTCTGCTACTGACCGTGATGAATTATAACCATAGTTGTCGTAttgtgtataatttttttttttttaaatttcaacaaAATAATACGGTAACCTAGGGTAACAGGTATTTTAAGCTACTTtaatatagtcaccaaaaaaaaaaagctactttaatatataatataatattttattttattttggcccCCATTTGATGTAAAACTTGTTCTTGGATCTTGCAATACTCCATCAGTGAACTCAGAAGGCATAGCACCATCACATTCAGGATCTCTCTCTTTAGTGTTCCCTCCACTTTCTCAACTCTGCCCAATTTGTATGTTTAAATCTCACTATTAATTGGCTTAGGATGTTTTTTActtatatgaatattttttttgaacataggtagctcaacacaataaagtggagcaccaagaactaaggacaatcaaaacaaaatataaacataaataaaagctgTAATCCGTTGTCATCTCtgacattgccatcaacaaccaaacggATCAACTCTACACCATTCCTTGTAACTCAAGAAGGACAGAATTTTTACTCCTTCAACACTTGTCTCTATTCTCTGGAATATTCTGCTATTCCGCTCTAACCAAATGTTCCAAACAACCGCACTTATATGAATATTTCAACAATAATTTACCATaactttaatataatttttaatccacaataataaaataattcagaAAAAAATTACATCAATAATACATATTTCTACTTTTTACTTTCTTATAATAAAGTAGAGAGGATTGGATCAACACAAGCATGTACTAAATAATTACTACTAGTTTACTACACACACAAATTAATACCCCTTAGCTTGTCATCTCTAATAATtaattgagtaaagtatcgtttttgtcccaacgtttggggtaaattctatttgtgtccctaacgtttaaatcgttctatttgtatccttaacgtttataaaagtgattcaatgttatcctactatcaattatattaacaaatcagattatatttttcaattattctcacttggatgtatttattctcaattaggtcttatttggatgtgttcgattttaatattatacccactatttgtgtttagattcaattatgtccctagaaaagtgaattatgtaaatgttgtaggaattagtttcaacatttgatgagctatttttcggagtagatcattgATTC harbors:
- the LOC112744473 gene encoding probably inactive leucine-rich repeat receptor-like protein kinase At5g48380, whose protein sequence is MKQGSMSPKTRMGITITILIFTQILLCIHATETDIFCLKSIKDSLEDPYNFLASWDFNNKTEGVICNFVGVSCWNPNENRVLGIDLSNMRLKGQFPRGLHNCTSLTALDLSSNSLWAPLPSDIHTLLPFAVSIDLSNNNFSGQIPPSLASCTYLNVLKLDGNMLTGGIPGQLAALPRIRTLSFDNNRLSGEVPNLAYGSVSVSYAKNRGLCGGPLEPCSFDGGGGLIIMDQSFKDGLFVGFASSFSFLLACIFFLSNSYWAKLLKWIKHNKGVELVKYVCSIITGRKLGIEADQMPQLQEKGSQKIALLLERLTSTMKFEELNDATDGFSINNAIGFGKMGIMYKGTLANGWHLAIKKLTDSQQFGRQVLIEIRILGKLRHRNIVPLLGFCIENDERILVYPYFSNGRLSKWLHPLETEAMILTWPQRINIALGVARALSWLHHLCNLHVVHLNICSRSILLDKNFEPKLSNFGDAKFLNPNNHESLGMSFYIKDGKKDVYDFGNVIFELVTGKLYEELVESSCNNANLSPNPSSFYSAIDKFIIGEGFESEAFMLIKIACECVQPFPEQRPTMVQVYNKMSSLWEEVHELCGDSNTCTRSESFSATDRDEL